The sequence ACCCGGTCGTCGGCGGCCCGTGAGTCGCCGCACACCTCCTCGGCGAGCGCGAACAGCGCGTTCAGATCGCTGACCGGGCGACCGGGCAGCGCCTCGGCCAGCGGCCGGGCGAGCTCCAGATAGGTGCCGTCCCCGTAGGTCTCCCCGATGCCCGTCACCCCACCGCGCGTGACGACCTCCACGACGAGCCGGGGGGTGTACGGCTGATGGACGCCCTGGGTGTTCAGAAGGGGCGGGTCCGCTATGAGGATCGGGGTGAGCCGGACTTCGTCGATCAACAAGGCTGTATCCATACGTGAACTCTATTCAGGGATGCGACTGAAGACCAGAGGGCGGAGGGAGTTCCCGCCCTCGATTCAGGGAGTTCACTGGACGACATACCGACTGGTCGGCATCATGGGCAGCGATCGTTCTGCCGTCCCGGAGGTGCGCACCATGAGCCCAGTCCACCCGCCAGGTCTCGACCCCGACCCGCTGCGCGCGCATCTCGACCGCGAGCGGCCGGGGCTGGTGGGCGGACCGCTCGAAGCCCGGCTGATCGAGGGCGGCCGGTCGAACCTCACGTACACCGTCACCGACGGCACCGGCCGGTGGGTCGTGCGCAGACCTCCGCTCGGCCATGTCCTGGCCACCGCGCACGACATGAAGCGCGAGTTCCGGGTCATCAGCGCCCTGCACCCGACCGCCGTGCCGGTGCCGGAGCCCGTGCTGCTCTGCGAGGACGACGCGGTCATCGGCTCGCCCTTCTACGTGATGGAGTACGTCGAGGGCACCCCGTTCCGCACGGCCGAGCAGCTCGCCCCGCTGGGCGCCGAACGCACCCGGGGCGCGGTCCTCGGCCTCGTCGACACCCTGGTCGATCTGCACGCCGTGGACGCCGAGGCCGTCGGGCTCGGCGACTTCGGACGCCCGGAGGGTTTCCTGGACCGGCAGTTGCGCCGCTGGGGCAAGCAGCTCGACGCCTCCCGCAACCGTGAACTCGCCGGGATCGACGAACTGCACGCCGCGCTCGGCCGCGATCTGCCCCGCTCCCCCGCGCCCACCGTGGTGCACGGCGACTACCGCCTGGACAACGTCCTGATCGGCC is a genomic window of Streptomyces sp. NBC_01237 containing:
- a CDS encoding phosphotransferase family protein yields the protein MSPVHPPGLDPDPLRAHLDRERPGLVGGPLEARLIEGGRSNLTYTVTDGTGRWVVRRPPLGHVLATAHDMKREFRVISALHPTAVPVPEPVLLCEDDAVIGSPFYVMEYVEGTPFRTAEQLAPLGAERTRGAVLGLVDTLVDLHAVDAEAVGLGDFGRPEGFLDRQLRRWGKQLDASRNRELAGIDELHAALGRDLPRSPAPTVVHGDYRLDNVLIGPDDRIKAVLDWEMSTLGDPLTDLGLLVMYSSDLGLPGSPVSTTSGAAGHPAPAELIGRYAARSGRDTSAISWYTAFAWFKLAVILEGIHYRYTRGQTVGPGFDRIGDLVPVFIEHGLTTLQEG